The DNA sequence GGTTACGATTGTCATGGCCGCACAGGCGGGGATGACAGTGAGCCCGGCAGGATGGTTCATCTCGTCAGGGCCGCGCCCGCCCTTTCGTCATCGCGAGCGTAGCGAAGCGATCCGGGCGGTGAGACAGACTGGTCGTGTTGGATAGACGACCTCGCATGGATCCTTCATCGGTACTCGCCCTCGCGAAGGCGGCGGCGGGCGCGGCCATCCACGCAGAAACCAAAAGCCCGGAGAGCTTACGGGCTCCCCGGGCGTCGCGAGCAGGGCCCGCGCTGATTCTGGTTCCGTCTTGCGTTCTCTAGTAGACGTACTCGACATGGAGCAGCGATGCACCTGACGAGTTGCCTTCGTAGGACTCGGCCGTCCGCTCACCGCTTCCGCTGACGAGGATGGCGATCGCGTTGCCCGAGTTCCAGTCGCCGCGGCTCACAATCTCCTGAACGATTCCCGAGAGATTCGGCGTCCGCTGGTCGTTGCCTGTGGCTCCAACGCTATTCCAGGGCTCGATCAGCCACTGTGCACTTGCTCCTGTCGTGGAGCGGTTGCTCAGGTTGTAGCCGGACGTCGTGAACGCTGCCGCATTGCCAGTATCATGGCCGCGGAACGTAACGGAGGTTGCGCCGCTGTTGGTTTCATCCACCTTGAACTGGATGTACGCATTTGTGATGGTAGCTCCCTGAGGAATGTCCATGTTCGTGAAGCGGATGCCGACGAGCTGACCCGTGCTTCCGTCACTAATAAGTTCGAGATCGGAGCTATTCATGTACATGCTGCCACTCGAAAGCCGCTCCTCTGCATCATCGTTGCCCGATGCAACCCGTCTCTCCACCGTGTGAGCCACCGGTGCCGATCCTGAGTTGCCATCATCCCCTGCCATCGCGAGGGTTGCGATCTCCGACGGCGACAGTGAGCGGTTGTAGATACGGACATCGTCCATCAAACCATCAAAGGGCTTCGAACCCGCTCCCAGCGGCTGGTTCCCTATAGCTGCGTTCACAGACGCACTCGTAGAGAGCTGTCCAGACTTCGAGGTCTGAGCGACCTGGTTGCCGTCCAGGTAGATACGCATGGCCGATCCATCGTAGGTCGCCGCCACCGCATGCCATGATCCGGCCTGCAGCAGACCCGTGCTTGACTTTAGCGTGGTCGTCTGACCGTTAGTCTTCAGTCGAAATCGGAGTGCGGTTCCGTCGCCAATGGTACTGACCATCCAGTAGTGATCGTCATCCATTATATCTGTGGCCTTCGAGATGAATCGACCATCCGATGTACCGAAATCATCCGCATTGAACCAGAAGGCGAGCGTCAGTTCATCGCCCGCCACGTCGATGGGGCCAAGATCGATGCGATCGTCGTTGCCGTCGAACGCAACGGCTCCGCCCCACATCCCCGCGTCGGATTGCAGCGAGGGTCCGCCCGCCGGGAGTGTGCCATCGTGATTACCCACGACATCCTGTACGACCTGACCAGCGTACTCGTCCATCGACCAGAGTGAGACCAACCCATCCGTCGGCGCCGAAGGTGGCCCCGGAAGTAATGCACCGCCGTTCGCAGGCTCCTCGCCCACCCAGACCGACTTCGTAAAGGTCGACGGTTTAGCATCCGTGACAAAATCGTCGGCCGTGGCGAGCAGGGCGTTTATCACCTGCGCCGACGTCGCCGACGGGTTCTGCGCCAGATACAGTGCCGCGGCACCGGAGACGTGCGCCGTCGCCATCGACGTGCCGTCCATTCGCTCCACGCCACCACCGTTTTGACTCGTGCTCAGTGAGAGGATATCCTCACCCGGAGCCAGAATGTCGACAAAAGGACCATAGTTCGAGAATGAGGAGAACTTGCCAAGCAGATCATACGACCCCACCGTGATCGCGCCGGCAACGTGTGCCGGGGTCACCGTGTGCGCCATCACGTCCTGATTGCCTGCCGAGATCACATACACAACACCCGCCTCGATTGAGGCCTCGATGGCCTGGTCGAGGGCTGTTAAGCTCTCTGATCCAATATTCTCACCGAGGCTCATGTTCACCACCATCGGCGTCGACGGATTCGCCAGCTTCTGGCCCGTGATGTACTCTACCGCCGCAACGGAGATGGATACGTCGGCCTTCCCATCGTCATTGAGGACCTTGAAGTTGTGCACCTTTGCCCCTGGGGCCACGCCCACCAGACCGTCCTGGTCGTCGATAGCGGCC is a window from the Rhodothermales bacterium genome containing:
- a CDS encoding S8 family serine peptidase; the encoded protein is MKALRNLTLKSLPFLYLAAFLAFSGCTDNFLPSDASENLTSQVIDSGSEGKLRHGHLLPHANKFLSRGKDGDLNALSLILGFDSAEMEAQKVLERYKVLERYKVIERYKVIERYEYEHGFDGYAIYVEDSLGQNDYTEFLSELMSDPLISWFEPDFAVSLPESEAVAATSTQVVPWSVAAIGGQTSWAVSGDGQGSVPVDLYILDTGVSHPDLNIVESIDFRDITSVDPTDYDGHGTHVAGIAAAIDDQDGLVGVAPGAKVHNFKVLNDDGKADVSISVAAVEYITGQKLANPSTPMVVNMSLGENIGSESLTALDQAIEASIEAGVVYVISAGNQDVMAHTVTPAHVAGAITVGSYDLLGKFSSFSNYGPFVDILAPGEDILSLSTSQNGGGVERMDGTSMATAHVSGAAALYLAQNPSATSAQVINALLATADDFVTDAKPSTFTKSVWVGEEPANGGALLPGPPSAPTDGLVSLWSMDEYAGQVVQDVVGNHDGTLPAGGPSLQSDAGMWGGAVAFDGNDDRIDLGPIDVAGDELTLAFWFNADDFGTSDGRFISKATDIMDDDHYWMVSTIGDGTALRFRLKTNGQTTTLKSSTGLLQAGSWHAVAATYDGSAMRIYLDGNQVAQTSKSGQLSTSASVNAAIGNQPLGAGSKPFDGLMDDVRIYNRSLSPSEIATLAMAGDDGNSGSAPVAHTVERRVASGNDDAEERLSSGSMYMNSSDLELISDGSTGQLVGIRFTNMDIPQGATITNAYIQFKVDETNSGATSVTFRGHDTGNAAAFTTSGYNLSNRSTTGASAQWLIEPWNSVGATGNDQRTPNLSGIVQEIVSRGDWNSGNAIAILVSGSGERTAESYEGNSSGASLLHVEYVY